From Zingiber officinale cultivar Zhangliang chromosome 5B, Zo_v1.1, whole genome shotgun sequence, the proteins below share one genomic window:
- the LOC121985025 gene encoding BURP domain-containing protein 3-like: MSSPPMDRLFVFLPLLSFFLLLRASSDAAMSPQEAYWRTVLPTTPMPSAIADRLSLGVTVGSEKTTVSVGKGGVHVNTGKPGRGTTVNVGGGGVHVTTKKPGGGTSVNVGHGGGGTGKPGGGGTTVNVGHGGVHVGTGKPGGGGTTVNVGHGGVHVGTGKPGGGGTTVNVGHGGVGVHVGPYTGKPPVREHSPFIYNYAASETQIHDDSNVALFFLESNLHPGTAMTVHFTRPSDFRAAFLPRREADAIPFSSARLPEILDRLSIKPGSPEAEMTLNTLQECERPAAPGERKVCATSLESMVDFSVANLGTRRVVAASTSVSKAGTPRQMYTIEGVRKAVAAEGKVVACHAEKYAYAVFYCHTSATARAYTVSLVGADGTKVEAVAVCHTDTAGWNPNHVAFKTLKVSPGTVPVCHFLPEDHVVWSRSN, encoded by the exons ATGTCTTCTCCTCCAATGGATCGCCTGTTCGTGTTCCTCCCTCTGCTTTCGTTCTTCTTG CTTCTTCGCGCTTCGAGTGATGCGGCCATGTCTCCCCAGGAAGCCTACTGGCGTACTGTCCTCCCTACCACTCCCATGCCGAGTGCCATCGCTGATCGTCTGTCTCTTG GTGTGACGGTGGGGAGTGAGAAGACGACTGTAAGTGTTGGTAAAGGCGGCGTGCATGTTAACACTGGGAAGCCCGGCCGCGGCACCACCGTCAacgtcggcggcggcggcgtacATGTGACTACCAAGAAGCCCGGCGGCGGTACCAGCGTGAACGTTGGTCATGGCGGTGGGGGAACTGGTAAGCCCGGTGGCGGAGGCACCACGGTGAACGTCGGGCATGGCGGGGTGCATGTGGGAACAGGAAAGCCTGGTGGGGGAGGCACCACGGTGAACGTCGGGCATGGCGGGGTGCATGTGGGAACAGGAAAGCCTGGTGGGGGAGGCACCACGGTGAACGTCGGCCACGGCGGCGTAGGCGTGCACGTCGGCCCCTATACGGGAAAACCGCCGGTGAGGGAACACTCACCTTTCATTTACAACTACGCGGCGAGCGAGACCCAAATCCATGACGACTCCAATGTCGCCCTGTTCTTCCTCGAGAGCAACCTCCACCCCGGCACGGCCATGACCGTCCACTTCACTCGACCCAGCGACTTCCGTGCAGCCTTCCTCCCGCGGAGGGAGGCCGACGCCATCCCTTTCTCGTCGGCTCGGCTCCCGGAGATCCTCGACCGGCTCTCCATCAAACCCGGTTCGCCGGAAGCAGAGATGACGCTGAACACGCTGCAGGAGTGCGAGCGCCCTGCGGCGCCCGGCGAGAGGAAGGTCTGCGCGACTTCGCTGGAGTCGATGGTGGACTTCAGCGTCGCCAACCTTGGTACGCGGCGCGTGGTAGCGGCGTCAACGTCGGTCAGCAAAGCAGGGACGCCGCGGCAGATGTACACGATCGAGGGGGTGAGGAAGGCAGTGGCGGCCGAGGGGAAGGTGGTGGCGTGCCATGCGGAGAAGTACGCGTACGCGGTGTTCTACTGCCACACGTCGGCGACGGCGAGGGCGTACACGGTGTCGCTGGTGGGAGCAGATGGGACGAAGGTGGAGGCGGTGGCGGTGTGTCACACCGACACGGCCGGCTGGAACCCCAACCACGTGGCCTTCAAGACGCTGAAAGTGAGTCCGGGGACGGTGCCAGTGTGCCACTTCCTGCCGGAGGACCACGTGGTGTGGAGCCGCAGCAATTAA
- the LOC121987636 gene encoding rapid alkalinization factor-like: MALRLTFLPLFFVLFLLSHLTPSPAAEATAIKASDWSLGAGDSGLPTCEGRVGECVGDEEEGEMESNSVRRVLAAYRGRYISYDALKRDRVPCDRRGQSYYNCNRQRQANPYRRGCTIITRCARVLH; encoded by the coding sequence ATGGCTCTCCGGCTcaccttcctccctctcttcttcgTGCTCTTCCTGCTCTCCCACTTGACGCCGTCGCCGGCCGCGGAAGCCACCGCTATTAAGGCGAGCGACTGGAGCCTCGGAGCTGGCGACAGCGGCCTCCCGACGTGTGAGGGCCGTGTCGGCGAGTGCGTCGGCGACGAGGAGGAGGGAGAGATGGAGTCGAACTCCGTCCGACGAGTCCTCGCCGCGTACCGGGGGAGGTACATAAGCTACGACGCGCTGAAGAGGGACCGCGTGCCGTGCGACCGCCGCGGCCAGTCCTACTACAACTGCAACCGCCAGCGGCAGGCCAATCCTTATCGCCGGGGATGCACCATCATCACCAGATGCGCTAGGGTGCTGCATTAA